The DNA window CCGCCGCACGGGGGCTACCGCGGACTCCTCTCCTACCAGCGCTCCGAGATCGTGTTCGACGCCACGGTCCGATTCTGTGAACGCCACTTCGACCCCTACGACCGCACCATCGGCCAGATGGTCCAGGCCGCGCGCTCTGGAAAGCAGAATATCGCCGAAGGCAGCATGGCCTCCGCAACCTCCAAGGAGACCGAGATCAAACTCACCAGCGTCGCCCGCGCGAGCCTGGGTGAGTTGCTCGAAGACTACCGGGACTTCCTGCGCGTTCGGCGGATTCCGGAGTGGGAGAAAGACCACCCCTACGCGCGCCGCCTTTCGGAATTACTCCGCACGCCAAACGCGGACTATGAGACCTTCCGAAAGGCGCTCGAACACGAAGACCTCGCCATCTCGGCCAACGCCATACTGGGCCTCTGCAAGGTCGCATACGCCCTGCTGACCCGCCAGATCAAGCAGCTGGAGGCGGCCTTTCTGGAAGAAGGCGGGCTGCGCGAACGCATGACCCGCGCACGGCTCGATGAGCGTGATCGCCAGCGGCGGCATCGGGATCGCGATACCCCGGAACAGCACGACGAACCGTAGCGCGCCAAAGGCACAGGGACGTCAGAAACACGAGACGGCTAGTCCCACGAAACTCGAAGATGGTCTCCTCGATATTTCCGCTAATCCTGGCGTACTCGCGACCCCTGCTGTCCCTGTGGTCACTGCCGTCCCTGCTGTCCCTGCTGTCCCTGCTGTCCCTGTAGTCCCTGTAGTCCCTGTAGTCCCTGTAGTCCCTGTAGTCCCTGTAGTCCCTGTAGTCCCTGTTGTCCCTGTTGTCCCTGTAGTCCCTGTTGTCCCTGTTGTCCCTGTAGTCCCTGTTGTCCCTGTAGTCCCTGTAGTCCCTGTAGTCCCTGTAGTCCCTGCAGTCCCTGCAGTCCCTGTTGTCCCTGTTGTCCCTGTAGTCCCTGCCCTCCCTGCCGTCCCTGTTGTCCCTGTTGTCCCTGTTGTACCCGTATCGCGTGCTGTATCTCCGCGAGCACCTCCGGATTGAGACGATATATCCAGCGACTCTCGCTTTGCTCCCGCGCAGCCGATGCCTGCCGCGGTCCGACGCCGCCCCAGAAGAGCGCGCACTGAACTGCCCAGCTCGTGACGATCAGGGCCGCCACCGCATAACGCCCCGTTCCCGCGCTGGAATTCTTCCCGGTACACCTCACTGCCGCCTCCTTTTCTGTGTGCCGCGCACATCACGTAATGGCGGGCGCCGTCGAAATCGATCAATGGCCCGCTTTCCAATCGCCGGCGGCCCTCACATGCGCCCAATGCAACCACGGATATAACGCCGCCGAGCCGTATGTGGTCAGAAGTATTTCCACGCCAGGATTCCAGCGCCATTCCGCCGCCAACACGCATCCGCCCCACCAATTTCATTCATCGCTTCGGGCAAGTCCCGCAACGTCGCCTCCGCCGGACCACGCCGCCACGGCCTCCAGATACTCTTTCCGCGCCATCAGCCCAGCGTCCAACTCCGCCGCCGCCACCGAGTTGCGCTCGCCACCCATATCAAAAACCACGGCGCCATCCTCGGGTATCTCGATTGCAAAAATATCCGCCTCCGGATCGTTCGCCTTAATAGGCAGAATCATCTCGTTGTTGAACTTCGACTCGCCCTGCATCGCCTCATACGTATAACGCCCCAGAACGCTATTCGGGTACGAAATATCGTTGTAATTCGACCAGTCGCTG is part of the Candidatus Hydrogenedentota bacterium genome and encodes:
- a CDS encoding four helix bundle suffix domain-containing protein; this encodes MTKGFIPPHGGYRGLLSYQRSEIVFDATVRFCERHFDPYDRTIGQMVQAARSGKQNIAEGSMASATSKETEIKLTSVARASLGELLEDYRDFLRVRRIPEWEKDHPYARRLSELLRTPNADYETFRKALEHEDLAISANAILGLCKVAYALLTRQIKQLEAAFLEEGGLRERMTRARLDERDRQRRHRDRDTPEQHDEP